A segment of the Populus alba chromosome 9, ASM523922v2, whole genome shotgun sequence genome:
CACCTGATCATAATTCACCTGTTCCTCAGAATTATCCAGTGCTGCTATGGTTCCAACAGGTTCACCACGAAAATAAACCAATGATCTCCTCAAATCCTCCCAAGCTTCAGCCACAGTTGGATGTGTCTCAACCCCAAATTGTGATAATGGAGTATTAAACCCTGACCTTCTACCGGGAGAAGGCAAAAAATTAAGGTGGTCAATTAACCTAAAATTATTCTCAACTCTTGACGAGGGACGAGGAGAAGGAATTGGCAACCCAGTAGACAATTCGCTTAGGGACCTTTCATCGCATGATCTTTGCCTATCCATATTCAAAGGCCTTGGCGGCCTATCAAAAATCCTTGAGaaatcaatttcttcaatttcagcCATATCACAAGGGGTATCAGCATTTCTCAAGCTTCCTTTTAGAGACACATCTACATTAATACTAGACATTTGTCGGATGTTTTGCCAATGACAAAACACACAACTTTGAGTGCAACACCTTGTACAAACAACCTGCAATTGAATTCACCAGAAACAACCAAACTCAATGCATGTAAGAGAAAAACTTGTAATAACCGAGACGGGTTTTTCACTCTCTCCTTGAAAAACGAAAAACAAAGATTCAAGACTCAACCTTTCTGATCAGTTTTGACAAGTTTTCTCGTCAACCAAACAGAAAGTCTTAACTTTCACACACCAAGCCCTCAAAGTttcaaactttttattaaaaaaaaacaaacagctaCAACAAACCAAGTTATTTGCCGAACAAAAATAAGACCAGCTCCAAAGACAGCTTCAATGACCCAAAAAAAGGGAAACAAGCAGAgagcaagagagagaaaagaagacgAACGGGCTTGCTTTGGAGAGGGTGACGAATGAACAGAACCGAAAACCTTTTGTATCAAGTGGGCCCAAAATGCAAAATGCGATACTATATTGGTAGAGCATGACAGACAGGTGAGGCTGCATGCATGTACGGACGGTTCGTGGGTCCACGTGGGATTCAAAACTCGATACTTGTATATGGAGAAGACAAACCTCAAATTTAGTTCCTAAACTATTGCTCAATTATCAATTAAGTCCTCACACTGAAACTCACCTTGTATTAGAAATTCTTAAATTAGTCCCCATTCAAATCTGTTAAGCAAGTTTCGGCCTAAAGTGCATACCTTGTGCTAGTGCTATAAAATCCGCTCTGCCTAGATGGTTAGTCTATTGAACTAACACCCTGGTTGCTTGATCAGGCTGATGGATGGACCAAGTTTTAATATactgtttaatttaaatatcaaaaggATGTTGTCTCGACGATGATTTAGCATCATAGAagaggatttaattaagaaattcgGTCAGTAGAAACTTTATTGGGAACATGTTTAACTTAAGATCTGACAGCAGAACCGATAGACATTCTGGGGACTAGTTTAGGGCATCCTTATAACGAGTGTGTGAAGGTGCACGAGCTTTGGAACTTGAGccatgaaagtaaaaaaaatgaaatggacACCAGTCCGTGACGTAATAATGCAAAGGGATCTCCTCTTTCTCTACAGTGTGGAAAGATGTCCTTTTTAGCAGGTCGACAGTCTTCGTCATATCCAATAAGAGTTGGCATTGGTAGTTGGTTTTTTTTGCACCCATTATGAGTTGGGATCGCCATGGCATTTACTGTTCCCAAGTTGGCATGAACAATAGGAGAAGCAATGAAATGATGTCTGTTACTCTGTTACCCATCACTAGGGAAATGGTTATAAATAGGATATATGAAATGgttatatatagtatatatatatatatcgtagtcattgaaatttgacaaaaaccTAGATATTTGACGACACGAAAAcaccttaaaaagaaaaggaaagggaagGAAATACAAtaactaccaaaaaaaaatttacatgaaaGTAAAAATAGATTAGTAAAGATTATTGCATGTTACATAACGATAATCATTCACAAAATTTCACAGATGAGTACAGAGAAGCACAGATAACAAGAAAgatatgttatatttataaataaatattaaaaagtatagCATTAACTAGTCATcctaatttttactttttaaagatTATCAGTTTGAATCTCACAAATCTCAGGGTTACTTGgagacttatataattattaattttagtgttCATGGAAATTAATCAAGGTATACGCAAGCTAGCTCGAatactatattaataataaaaaaaaagttaatttgaaatcataaaaaaaaaaaaaaaaaaactagccttcttactaaataaatataaaaaattgtataaatgattgaattaCATTTCTAACATGCATATTAATGTATAGgactaaacaaaatttaaaaataatacttatttattgaaatactttaaaattaataaaattttattctttgttcttaaattttattacttATTACTTGGTGTAAaaagattttcttaaataaatttattatgatttcaaCAACAATATCTTGTTTAGATGCACTGTTAAATaagattcaataaaataaaaaaataaaagctacaCAAGACACTTGTTTATAGAACTTGAGATCCAAAATATGTATTGCAATCTATGAATCTTTATAATTCATGAATGTTCATtaattatgataaatgttcataatttatgaatattcATGAATGTTTATAATTCATGAATTATTCATAACTACATTCATTCCCGCACacataattaatatattgatCCATGTACTGAGACATGTGGAGACTATaagaaattatcaataaaacacAGATTTAAAggcaaatatttttcattaatcaaatcTAGGCTCATGCTCCAATCTACATAACTATTTTgagtttgagatttttgttatCCAAATACAATTCTTTAACCAGAGGCATATCATCCACTAGTGGAAAGACTATAATTCTTGGCTGAGGAGGTTGATTAGCATGAAATTCTCACTCAAGCAAACTAAGCTAGAGagtaaaatatagattttatgTGCgttacaaatcaaaatattcctGAGAACTTGGAAGGTCAGGGAAATTAGGATCTCGCGGCCTCCATAGGCCTCCCTTAACTTTTAGACCAACCTCTGCCTTTCTGCGAATTGAATAACGACGATGCGCAAGAGGGAAGCTTGCTTGGCCCATCAACTTTCGACGAGCCTTCTCACATAAAGAGATTTATCGATAATCGATAATTGCTTGGCCCGTCAACTTATAAGTGTTTTATCAgtccccaaaaaaataaagaacctaccccttaaagaaattattttagttcttttttatttttatgtttatgatgtattaaattttcatttctctttctctttctctttctctttctctttctctataTCAAGGCCTGACgaagtatttatttattggaaatttaaaatttagaagtgaaaaaaaaaaaattaggagtaCTCCCTCAGACACCGGTTACGGACCCAGTAATTTAAatgcagaaaaaagaaaatcacttttCAGTTCTTCTGTACAGATTACAGAGCCTCTTTCGCCGGAGTTGAATGGCTACGTTCAATATAAATTGGAAGTCAGGCCTCTATTTTTGGATGTTTACTGCACAATGAAATCTATCAATAATCTACTAGCCTGCTTTTTGCGTGAAAAGCTatacataaaaacatatatctGAAGGAGCTTGGCCTTAATTTCTTGAAGAAGGCTTACAATGCTATCTTGTCATTTGCCACCAATTAACTTTATTAACTAGAGACCTTAACTTTGATGGTGGTGATGATGCTGAGCTAAATTATGATAGAATAGGATTCAGAAAAATTTCTTTACCACACGCATCATATGCAAAAGCAGTTGAAACGTTGTTGTGCTCACATGAGTTTAAACTAGCCATCCGTAAAAATATATGCTCCATACCAGAAGAGCAGGCGAGCCAATGTATTCGGAAGTTAACAGTAGATCTATCAGAATCTATGGAATGGATGAAGAGTACTTGCTCATTGGTTGACGGGGAAGTGTTTGGTGAATCAAGTGTGAATTGCAGTATGCATGGTTTTGATTTGCAAGTGGAACTTTTCGAAAGAGGATTGTCTGAAATATATGTACTGGTGCTAGATTCACTGAATGTCACAGTCGGGAACAGCAGCGTTGTTGGGCGAACTATAAAGGACTTGATGGCTGTAATCCGTCCTTACATTAGCATTCTGGTTGGACCGGAGCCAGAGAGTGTCAATGAGTTCATCTCTTCTGTGACAGGAAGAGCTTCTGATGTCAGGCTTGCTGGAAACACAGCTGATATGCTGAAATCCACCCACTGGGTCCTTGTGTTCTTTTCTCGCATGTACATGTCCTGCAGAAGCTTATACAGGCAAGCAATCACCCTTGTGTCTCCAGATGTATTAAGAAAGATGTCAACGGTAATGAGAGACCCATTCACAGCATACTCTGCGAGGGATTGGATGGGGAAAACTGGTTGGACAGATGGGGGCTATTTTTCTTGGATTGTCCTCTAATTTAAATTAGGAGTACATTCTGTTTCTTCCATTTATCTTCAGGGAAGCATGGCAGATTGCTGTCCTCTAATTTATGTATTTCATACTATGGCTCTTCAGAGGCTAGTTGATTTGAACAGGCAGATAAAAGCTTTAGAGTATATGCAGCAAAGCAATGATAATTTTGTCCGATTCAAGTTGCTTGATGATGCTGGCTCATCACTGTACCGCGAAAGGAGCAGAGAGTGGAACAAACACATTAACGCTGTGAAGCAGGAGGCAACAGATCTTACTGGGTTCATGATGAGTTACCTCTCATTATTGATTAACGAACAACTTCCAGTCTACTCTTCCAATGCTAGAACTTGTCTAGATAACTGCAACCAAGCTATGCATGAAAGTGATAAATGGGTTTTGGATGTCTGTTCCGTGATTGAGAAGTCATGGCCTGCTGCAATTTGGTGGATTATTTTCCGAAATATCGATATATGGTCCATTCATGCTAGTAAGAAGAAGTCGAAGATGTTCCTCAATCATGCAACCCTTACTTCTCTTCCATCTATAACAAAAGGCTGTATAGAGGTGGAAAGGCACCATACAAGTGAAGCTGGTATACTGAATACAATTTCTGCTCATTAAATCTCAGCAGAACTTCTGTCCGAATCTCCTGTATGAACATAAAGTAAGGGGCAATTTTACATGCAACCCCCCCGTTCTCATGTGAATGCACACATCATAATACAAACATTCAGTTCTGAAGCCAATTGTTGTTTTTCATAGTGTTGAAACTGCCTCTTCTCCTAGTTTGTTCGCAGGTATTGGAGAAATCAGTCCTACCACTATTTGGGGACATCGAACTGAATGCGTCACCTAAATGGCAAGAGGATTTAAGTGCACTTGAAAACTCAAGTGTTGTTTCAGGCAGAAAATCATCTACATGTGATGAGATTGCAGTGGGGAAATCGATTTCCCATTTATTGTCTGAGATGCCTGCAGATATTTCCAGAGAATTGGCCATCATGAAATTTACAGCCTGTCAAAGTTTGCTTAGGCTTTTGTGTTGGATGCCAAAAGGATATATCAATTCAAGATCATTCTCACTTTATGTCACTTGCACACTCAACCATGAAAGGTAAGATTATGCCCCTCGTCATTTCCAAACCATTATGCTTCAACGtgtctttttttcatgtttgcttCGATTTAGCATACGCAGATTGTTTATGTAGGTTTTCCGCATGATAGCACAgtagatgaataaaaaacattttcgtTATTGTCCTGCACATTGCACATGTTAAAATTGTGATGTCCACTAGTTTGGAGTAAAGTAAGCagtatccaaaaataaaataaaacccttAGGCCCTCACTAACCCTCCATTCCCCTCTCCGTATCCTTGGAAGTATATGTAATGGTATGCGCTTGCAGCAATTAGTCTTACTTTCGCTTGAAGTTTCTGTTGATACATATACTATGTATCATGCAACATATGCTGAAGTTTCACCCATCTGCTGTCTACATATAGGcgaaaccccccccccccccacacacacacaccatctCTGTGTCCTTGATTATATGATATAATATGTGATTGCAGTAATTAGTTTGAAGTTTCTGTTGATACATGTGTACTTAGTATGATGTAACATATGCTTAAGTTCCACCCAGGTGTGATATCTACATTTCAGGTTTGTGATTGGCCACTTGTTAGAATGCGGGGACTCGTTCTTCTCACGTAAACAGTATGAGCTTTTAAGGTTGCTGGTGACCTGCCGGAAGGCCCTGAAATACTTAATTATGGCGTACtgtgaggagaagattgctcaATCCTCACTCATTCCTATTCTGTCTGAGGATGTACGTTCTGTATTATGGCTTTTCAAATCAATGTCTGTGGTGTTTAGGCTTCAAGAGACACTGTCAGAAGATAATGCTTGTGAAGTTACAGATATGATCTTCTCGTTGATGGATCAAACATCATATGTGTTCCTAACTCAAAGCAAATATCAATGTACTTGTGCAGTTGATTCCATAATCGCTGAGAAAACTTGCACAGAGCTACCCAATTCTGATGTTGCTCAGGAACAGAGCAGCGTGAACAAATCTAATCCATGTTTGGATACCTCCAATGACTTTGAAAGCTGGAAAAGTGTCATCATTATCGCTGAAAGTTTGGAGGAACAGACACAAGACTTGATTATTTCTTTGAAAGATGCTCTTTTTAAGAACGCGGGAGATGAAATTGATGCTGTTGATTGGAACAAATTATTTTCGATAGTTTCTTGCTTTTGTGGATTCATGTGGGGCCTAGCATCTGCGTTGGACCACACAAATGCAACAGATAGTGATTATAAGGTGAAGCTGTTGAGATAGAAATCTGAACCCATCTCAAAAATTAGTCATTGTATAAATGTGTTCgctgattttatttgtttttccttccacATGCTGTTTGTTGAGGATGATCACCAACCTGAACATTTATATGATGCTCGAAATTCTGTAAAGTCTAATGATAGCAGCATTGTACTGGGTTCAGGTGACTCCTGGAAAGCTACTGTGGATAAACATAGTTCACAGCCGGATAATTGTTCCACTATTGCCAGCGTTCTAAGTAAGCTTGACTCATATGAATGTCAACCATTAAATAAGGATTGGTTGCAAAGTTTTCTAAAAGGTAATCTTCCTAAGGCGGCAGTATTAATCAGGCAGCTATTAATTGCTGTTTCAGCTATTCTGAGGCTCAATTTACAGACTAAGTGTACTCTCTTTTTGTCTAGCATGGTGCCAAGTTTTACTGGCATGCTCAAGTCTTGCTCTTGAAGTTAGCAGATGGCACTGAGGTGCCAAAACCATTCTCTTTTGTTTGGTTAGATGGTGTTCTGAAGTATCTGCAAGAGTTAGGGAGTCATTTTCCCATAACGAATCCTACCTTGACTAGAAAAGCATATGCAAAGCTACTAGTGTCACTCTTGAAGGCTTTAGGAAAATGCATATCTTTACAGGGGAAAGAAGCTCCTCTGGCTTCTCGCGATGAACAGTCAAGCACTAAGACACTCCACAGTCATATAGGATCAGCATCTCTTTCTTATCCATACCATTTAGATGAATTTAAAGCTAGGTTAAGGATGTATTCCAAAGTATGATAAGAACACCATCATAGTTGCATCTTTTGTCTGCAATACAAGCTATATAGAGAGAGCACTGGTTGGAGTCCATGAAGGCTGCCCAATAGTTTATGAGATTAATACTGGGAATGTAGATGGTGGTAAGGTATCTTCAACTGTTGCAGCGGCATTGACTGCTTGGATCTGGTTCTGGAACATGTTTCAGGTAATACTCTGATTTCCTGACTGCTGTATATTGagtaatgattttttctttttttctttttagtaagTCAAACCCGATTCTCCCTGCTTGCTAAACAGGCCATCTACCATTCTGCTAACGGGGATTGGCACATTGCATAATGATGTCCAAAATTTTTTCTCTTGTAATTGCAGATTGTTATACTAACCATCTACTTGCTATACATGTCATAAACGTTTAAATGTTGTTAAAAGGAACTTTCATAGTTCAGTGGCTGCTTTGTTCAACATAATTCTACATGTGGAAAGTCCATTAATTTTCTATGGGATAGCAATGGGCAGTGATAGGGATAAAGGACCAGATCCAGGAGCGGTCATTCTTGTCTGTGTTGAGGTACTAACTAGAGTTTCTGGAAAACGTGCTGTATTTCAAATGGATTCCTGGCATGTGGCAGTCTTTACGTATACCAGCGGcactttttcaagatttttatcAACTGAGAATTTCTGAAGATCCAGCTTTATCTAATTCCTAGTTCTCGGACAACCAAGATCATAATCCTGTGGCAGGCATGAATTCCTTTGTTGCAGATCAACAATTCTCTGTGGAGTTATACACTGTATGCTGCCGATTATTATACACGATGACGTTTAGCTCAATCTCTGAAGAACCTGATTACTATGTTTGTAAATGTTGCAGATACATCTGCTATCATCAGGCCAGACTCGACATGCATATATATACtcataaaaaagaagtaaaaatgaCAGTATTCGCATATCCTACTTTGATAGTtagtgtttggttttttttcttcttcctgacACCTAAACACATGCTAAAACACCCAATTGTAGACAGTGCTTTGGTTCAGAATGTGTCTCTATGCTACGTTATAGTTGTCTCTGCTCGATCATACAATCCGCATATATTATCCTTTTTGGTATTGTTTTATCTCAAGTTAATTGTTACATGTAATCATGTTGATAATTTTTGCAATCCAGTGAGTCGGAACGGTGCATTGCTTTACTTCAAGAATCTGAGCGTGTTCTTCTTCGCTGTTTGGAGATGGTGGGTGTTGATTTATCAGTCTTATTCTTCGAGGGGAGTTCAAGAGGGGGTAAAATGTGCTTGTTCCCCCCAGAGGATCGATCTATGAGGAGGTGTTTGATGATATCTTCAGCTTGCAAGATGCAGTGAACGTATAGCTTGTGTTGTTTGGGCAGGTGTTAGATGCCATATTAGATATTTTATGTCTCTTGAAAATCTGCTTATCATCTTCATTCTATTCTAAATAAAAGGAgcaaattgatttgaattaaatttaaaaataacataatttatcttgggtttttttatttatttattgttcattattatatttttaatcttattatttaattaatccgATGTAATGaatttagttaagttaattattcaagttttaatttttttttttttaaaatatgttaatctgagctataaaaaaaatttaaaacttgaataatTAACTTGAATAATAACACATGTCATTATACTATATTtgcttgagttatttttttttaaaaaaaaattattttaattttttaatatttagttgatttgaattgagttctcaatttatttttatttgaattctatACCCAATCAAaaagattaaatataattaactctaattaatctaatattaaaatttatttttaaaaaaatattatttaatatattatcattttaatattttaaaaaaaaatcattcggTCTAGCTTTTGACTTtctaagttttatatttttttataaaattatatgtataaaaaaatcttatttgcaGCGTAagacgattaaaaaaaaaactagtgaatTTCTTGAAATGCATTTTAGTTGGATCACCATGCCTAGTGGATGAGTAGCGTGTCATTTGTTAAGAGGGCTTTAATGTTATTTCTCAAAGAGGGTGCATTATGCTTTATGCTTTTATGATATTTCTACTGCCGACATGAATTGAATACgcggtaattttaaaaaaatatctttttgaaaatatattaaagtaatttaaaaatcttaaaaaatatatatttaaaaaaaaacacaaaaataaaaacaagaggtAACACACACtagactttttaaaataaagtctGAATAGACGAATATAAAATCAGCACCACATGATCATTTAACCAATTGTCAAATCCATCAAATCAGCACACATCAGCGGCTCAGAAAGTTCCTATACAACAATCAGACAGTTTCTTTgctataaaaacaacttttgcGAACATATCCATACCAGGGAAAAGAAAGCAGCGATGTACGACAACAGGAGAAGAAGTGACATCATCCATGATGCTTTCACTCTAAATCCTCTACCATATCCAGTTCTCTTCATCTTTGCAGTGATATCATTCTTTTTCTGGATATCTTGGTACTTGCATCATGAAGACATTGTGGAGACTGCTGAGAAAGAAGTGAGTTGGCTCATCGTGGTTGTACCGTTAGTGCTAATAGCCATAGTTCGGTGGCTCATGACACCGTGGGACAGGAGCCGGAGAGCACACCAGCAGCCATCAGAAGGGAGCTCTCCATGGGGTGTGGCTGCTTTCATTGTATTGCTTCTTGTTTTGGTGCGGTTTCAATCTACCTTTCTTGATAGCTGGCTTGGTTGACGCTGTACTAGTTAGTATAGATTGAAGAATAGTTTTGTTCCATCGCTTTGGTAACTTGGTTTATGTTTGAAAGACAGTTTAGAGTTTGAAATAGAGTAATATATGTAACCGTTATGTGTGTATGTGTTTgtgtttatatgtatatatgtgtgtgtgcatTAAGATATATGTGATCGTGGTTTGAGTATTCATGTCTTGTTAGATTTTTCTTTGGTGGATCAGATGTTAATGAAGTTGTCTTTTCTTCAGTAGCTTATTTGGGCTATGTCAAATTTGTAGACGCTCTTTATTTAGCTCAAGTTAGAATCTTGATTAAAATGATCTAATGCCACTCTGCGGACAGAATATTTCTGTTTGGATGCTGAGAAAATGGAGTTTCAGTTTTCTGGGGAAGTAAGTGGTAGAACTGTACTTGTCCTGGCGCAAAAGGTAAACTTCACTTGAAATGAGTTTCCTTTTCTCGCATAAACTCTCTCCTAGTACCTCAGCAGAAACCTTGAAGATAAGATCTTTTTTCTCGGTTTATTTTAGTGCGGATATTAACTTTGCTTGATTGATCAAGACTAGTAGTAACTTACAAAAGACAAGTTATCTCTCAAGACACTCTCACCTGAATCTAAAGTCAAGTGGGCATTAGCCAAATTTGTCTTGttctcagaaatcatcacctcatagaacaaataataaagtaaTCTGCCAagcaaggtggcaagatcaatGGGTCATGCTGTGTCCACTGAATATTCATGAGTTCCAGAAATTACGAACTCTATTAGAATCCAATCCATTTGCAGATGTCACTGTCTATACCTAAATGCCTAGCTAAAAGCAACACTTTTTTAATATCTCTTACTATTTAGCTATAATGACAGTAATAGTGTGATTGCAACAGGCCGACTTCATGTATCAACTCAGTAGTCTTGTCTTAAGAGAATCAATCCCCcattatattcaaaatatcaACTAGCAGAAGGAGATAGACAATTCACAAGGGAGTTCTGGGACATGTTAAGATAACAAACCAGGGGTAGGATTGGTGCAAAACACATTTATACCCCAGCTATCtctcaataaattattaaagtataaacaaaaaaaaaaaaacaaaaaaagcaagtTTGATCGATGAAGAAGCTCACCATATTTATATTCTTGTAAATTTTGTGAGTTGTGATTGGGTTGTGGAAGAACAGTTCTTCATTTGTGACAAACATCAATTGTTTATTTAATCATCCAATCCTACGACTCCCTTCTTGGTCCGATGTTAATCAAGccttttgcaagaaaaaatcatcaaacatGCTTGTGGGGTCTAGCTCTGCAGTGACAATTTCTTGGCCTTGTCAGTTCTGATTGAATGGCCATAACGCGTCTTCTCTTATTCTAAGCCTGAAAGCTAGGGCTTGGAAGGACTTTGATTCATTCAACCCCCTTTCATATGGGAACACACGTAAAGCATAATTGAATATAATGATTGATGTTTGTCTGAGATTCTTCATATTCAAATCTTACAGATTTACCCTTTCCCAGGCTACAGAAGTCATCTTGGCCTCGCCGACATATATAGACTTGTTTTCGTGTGTTTGTCCATACCAAATGTTGCAATGAACGGTCGTGGGCATGGCGAGAAGTGAAGTGTTGAGCATGCCGGTGATTCGGTTGCTGCCGACCTTTGAAACCAGAGGAACAAACAGTAATCCTGACCAGAATGTTGATTTTGATTGAGTTGGACTTCAGAGATGCATTGAACATTTTGCTCACAACAGTAAGCAAAAACCGTATAATACAAagcttgttgaaaaaaaaaaaaaagatggattgCTTGACAAAGAAACTCAAAAGATTCGATGATTATAAGCTAAGATATGCACATCCGTATATC
Coding sequences within it:
- the LOC118059033 gene encoding uncharacterized protein, which gives rise to MEWMKSTCSLVDGEVFGESSVNCSMHGFDLQVELFERGLSEIYVLVLDSLNVTVGNSSVVGRTIKDLMAVIRPYISILVGPEPESVNEFISSVTGRASDVRLAGNTADMLKSTHWVLVFFSRMYMSCRSLYRQAITLVSPDVLRKMSTGSMADCCPLIYVFHTMALQRLVDLNRQIKALEYMQQSNDNFVRFKLLDDAGSSLYRERSREWNKHINAVKQEATDLTGFMMSYLSLLINEQLPVYSSNARTCLDNCNQAMHESDKWVLDVCSVIEKSWPAAIWWIIFRNIDIWSIHASKKKSKMFLNHATLTSLPSITKGCIEVLEKSVLPLFGDIELNASPKWQEDLSALENSSVVSGRKSSTCDEIAVGKSISHLLSEMPADISRELAIMKFTACQSLLRLLCWMPKGYINSRSFSLYVTCTLNHERFVIGHLLECGDSFFSRKQYELLRLLVTCRKALKYLIMAYCEEKIAQSSLIPILSEDVRSVLWLFKSMSVVFRLQETLSEDNACEVTDMIFSLMDQTSYVFLTQSKYQCTCAVDSIIAEKTCTELPNSDVAQEQSSVNKSNPCLDTSNDFESWKSVIIIAESLEEQTQDLIISLKDALFKNAGDEIDAVDWNKLFSIVSCFCGFMWGLASALDHTNATDSDYKDDHQPEHLYDARNSVKSNDSSIVLGSGDSWKATVDKHSSQPDNCSTIASHGAKFYWHAQVLLLKLADGTEVPKPFSFVWLDGVLKYLQELGSHFPITNPTLTRKAYAKLLVSLLKALGKCISLQGKEAPLASRDEQSSTKTLHSHIGSASLSYPYHLDEFKASYIERALVGVHEGCPIVYEINTGNVDGGKVSSTVAAALTAWIWFWNMFQAIYHSANGDWNFHSSVAALFNIILHVESPLIFYGIAMGSDRDKGPDPGAVILVCVEFSDNQDHNPVAGMNSFVADQQFSVELYTIHLLSSVSRNGALLYFKNLSVFFFAVWRWEKKAAMYDNRRRSDIIHDAFTLNPLPYPVLFIFAVISFFFWISWYLHHEDIVETAEKEVSWLIVVVPLVLIAIVRWLMTPWDRSRRAHQQPSEGSSPWGVAAFIVLLLVLVRFQSTFLDSWLG